Proteins encoded together in one Ptiloglossa arizonensis isolate GNS036 chromosome 9, iyPtiAriz1_principal, whole genome shotgun sequence window:
- the Sra gene encoding RRM_RCAN_like domain containing protein Sra encodes MEEKHGSSVLEDEELEESENIIINEVDGLPNLHPNYQQLELEFDVGKGHNDTNTRSIEDLVHDEDLPTSVIVTNVDPQVFKSDELKHKIEDLFKQFGEDATFQYFRSFRRMRVNYSSPNAAANARVQLHQTHFGETDINCYFAQPVTPIDMEDQHLQPPALTKQFLISPPASPPIGWEPREESEPLVNHDLLAAIANLSAGGSHELHPGGSGQPGIVVHVCETANPVKSVPRIQHTRCPDHS; translated from the exons ATGGAGGAAAAGCATGGTTCAAGTGTATTGGAAGATGAAGAACTAGAAgaatctgaaaatataataattaatgaaGTTGATGGTTTACCAAATTTGCATCCTAATTATCAGCAATTAGAACTAGAATTTGATGTAGGAAAAGGTCACAATGATACAAATACGAGGTCTATAGAAGACTTAGTACACGATGAAGATTTACCAACATCTGTTATTGTAACTAATGTAGATCCCCAAGTTTTTAAAAGTGATGAGTTGAAG cACAAAATAGAAGATCTTTTTAAGCAGTTTGGGGAAGATGCTACATTTCAATATTTCAGATCATTTAGAAGAATGAGAGTAAATTATAGTTCTCCAAATGCTGCTGCAAATGCAAGGGTACAGCTACACCAAACTCACTTTGGTGAGACCgatattaattgttattttgCACAACCTGTTACGCCAATAG ATATGGAAGATCAACACCTCCAACCACCAGCACTTACCAAACAGTTCCTAATTTCGCCACCTGCATCACCACCTATTGGTTGGGAACCCAGAGAAGAAAGTGAACCTTTAGTTAATCATGATTTATTAGCAGCTATAGCAAATTTATCTGCAG GAGGTAGTCATGAGTTGCATCCTGGAGGTTCAGGACAGCCAGGTATAGTTGTTCATGTGTGTGAAACAGCAAATCCTGTGAAAAGTGTCCCGCGCATTCAACATACACGTTGTCCAGATCATTCGTAA
- the LOC143150942 gene encoding oxysterol-binding protein-related protein 9 isoform X3 has translation MHICTFAGNSEQQITMSTMEGSLSKWTNVVNGWQYRWFVLDDNAGLLSYYTSKEKMMRGARRGCVRLRGAIIGIDDEDDSTFTITTSSYKDDPKTFHFQTRNAEERERWIRALEDTILRHSHARWDPKKSPPKQDFDRKVAEADAYLQLLIDQIRLIETKQRTTAEEDEEKQQKYAAVLTQANAMLNSIKHTIVQLQIAKNTAIPVNGIYRGPTESIHVSTPLSHVVARDSETITQTEIELGSECVEPRVPTLANDRDLPVPQFSYSSSDEDEDYYDAADEISPPSAIQNHITVRRDGERSQVHADTSSSENRKQPPLPPTKGDGSVDYDALYEEESETEMDSMESHGSVVTHLLSQVKIGMDLTKVALPTFILERRSLLEMYADYFTHPDQFVSIADMPTPKDRMIQVVRWYLCSFHAGRKSGVAKKPYNPILGEIFRCHWDIHNDTLDSSIDSNVVVEGPVPWCKENQLSFIAEQVSHHPPISAFYAEHYAKRISFGAHVWTKSKFLGLSIGVHNVGKGWVNVLQHGEEYVLTFPNGYGRSILTVPWIELGGTALIHCTQTGFHATVEFITKPFYGGKRNRITCQIIQPGEKKPFLTISGEWSGAMEAKWADGRTETFADVKELNTQRKLVKPVCEQEEHESRKVWRDVTVGLRINDMEKATAAKCTIEQKQRDEARLRKENNINWQTKLFKETKDGGWVYVKPLADRLHLSPDQGSAT, from the exons ATGCATATTTGTACATTCGCAGGCAACAGTGAGCAACAAATAACAATGTCGACGATGGAAGGTTCACTTAGCAAATGGACAAATGTTGTTAATGGATGGCAATATCGATGGTTTGTTTTAGACGATAATGCTGGACTTTTGTCATATTATACG AGCAAAGAAAAAATGATGAGAGGAGCACGTAGGGGATGTGTTCGTTTAAGAGGTGCCATTATTGGTATAGATGATGAAGATGATAGCACATTTACAATTACTACATCATCATACAAAGATGATCCAAAAACATTTCATTTTCAAACACGAAATGCGGAGGAGCGAGAACGTTGGATTCGTGCTTTGGAAGATACTATATTGCGACATTCGCATGCT AGATGGGATCCCAAAAAATCTCCACCTAAACAGGATTTTGATCGCAAAGTAGCTGAAGCAGATGCTTATCTTCAGTTATTAATTGATCAAATAagattaattgaaacaaaacaaagaactactgctgaagaagatgaagaaaagCAGCAAAAGTATGCAGCAGTTTTAACACAAGCTAATGCAATGCTTAATTCTATTAAGCATACAATAGTTCAATTGCAAATTGCAAAG aacACAGCAATACCTGTAAATGGTATATATAGGGGACCTACAGAGTCAATACATGTTTcaactcccttatctcacg TTGTTGCCAGAGATTCAGAGACAATTACACAAACTGAAATCGAATTAGGTTCTGAATGTGTAGAACCAAGAGTACCTACATTGGCAAACG ATAGAGATCTTCCAGTACCGCAATTTTCTTACTCATCTTCGGACGAAGATGAAGATTATTATGATGCAGCAGACGAGATATCTCCCCCCTCTGCAATACAAAATCATATCACTGT ACGACGAGATGGTGAACGGTCACAAGTACATGCTGATACTAGTTCAAGTGAAAATCGAAAGCAACCTCCATTACCTCCCACAAAAGGTGATGGATCAGTTGATTATGATG CTCTTTACGAGGAGGAAAGTGAAACAGAAA TGGATTCCATGGAATCTCATGGATCTGTTGTGACTCATCTTTTATCGCAAGTAAAGATTGGTATGGATTTGACAAAAGTAGCATTACCTACATTTATTTTGGAGCGCAGGTCGCTTCTTGAAATGTATGCAGATTATTTCACCCACCCAGATCAGTTTGTAAG CATAGCAGATATGCCCACTCCAAAAGATAGAATGATTCAAGTAGTTCGTTGGTACTTATGTAGTTTCCATGCAGGTCGTAAATCAGGGGTAGCTAAAAAACCATATAATCCAATATTAGGTGAAATTTTTAGATGTCATTGGGATATTCACAATGATACTCTAGATAGCTCAATTGATTCAAATGTAGTTGTTGAAGGTCCTGTACCTTGGTGTAAAGAGAATCAACTTTCGTTTATTGCAGAACAGGTTTCTCATCATCCCCCAA TAAGTGCATTTTATGCTGAACACTATGCAAAAAGAATTAGTTTTGGGGCACATGTATGGACAAAGAGCAAATTTCTTGGATTAAGTATAGGAGTACATAATGTAGGAAAAGGTTGGGTAAATGTATTACAACATGGAGAAGAATATGTTTTAACTTTTCCAAATGGTTATGGTAGATCTATTCTTACTGTACCATGGATAGAGTTAGGAGGCACTGCACTCATACACTGTACACAAACTGGCTTCCATGCTACTGTAGAATTCATAACAAAACCTTTTTATGGTGGCAAACGTAACCGAATTACATGTCAGATTATTCAACCAGGGGAGaaaaaaccatttcttactaTAAGTGGAGAATGGAGTGGTGCTATGGAAGCAAAGTGGGCTGATGGA agAACCGAAACATTTGCGGATGTAAAAGAACTTAATACTCAAAGAAAATTAGTAAAACCAGTCTGTGAGCAAGAAGAACATGAATCGCGAAAAGTTTGGCGGGACGTGACTGTTGGATTAAGAATTAATGATATGGAGAAAGCCACAGCAGCTAAATGTACAATTGAACAAAAACAACGAGACGAAGCACGtcttagaaaagaaaataacattAATTGGCAAACAAAG CTGTTTAAAGAAACTAAAGATGGTGGTTGGGTGTATGTAAAACCCCTTGCAGACAGATTACATCTTTCTCCTGATCAAGGGAGTGCAACATAA
- the LOC143150942 gene encoding oxysterol-binding protein-related protein 9 isoform X2 — MHICTFAGNSEQQITMSTMEGSLSKWTNVVNGWQYRWFVLDDNAGLLSYYTSKEKMMRGARRGCVRLRGAIIGIDDEDDSTFTITTSSYKDDPKTFHFQTRNAEERERWIRALEDTILRHSHARWDPKKSPPKQDFDRKVAEADAYLQLLIDQIRLIETKQRTTAEEDEEKQQKYAAVLTQANAMLNSIKHTIVQLQIAKNTAIPVNGIYRGPTESIHVSTPLSHVVARDSETITQTEIELGSECVEPRVPTLANAVVDRDLPVPQFSYSSSDEDEDYYDAADEISPPSAIQNHITVRRDGERSQVHADTSSSENRKQPPLPPTKGDGSVDYDALYEEESETEMDSMESHGSVVTHLLSQVKIGMDLTKVALPTFILERRSLLEMYADYFTHPDQFVSIADMPTPKDRMIQVVRWYLCSFHAGRKSGVAKKPYNPILGEIFRCHWDIHNDTLDSSIDSNVVVEGPVPWCKENQLSFIAEQVSHHPPISAFYAEHYAKRISFGAHVWTKSKFLGLSIGVHNVGKGWVNVLQHGEEYVLTFPNGYGRSILTVPWIELGGTALIHCTQTGFHATVEFITKPFYGGKRNRITCQIIQPGEKKPFLTISGEWSGAMEAKWADGRTETFADVKELNTQRKLVKPVCEQEEHESRKVWRDVTVGLRINDMEKATAAKCTIEQKQRDEARLRKENNINWQTKLFKETKDGGWVYVKPLADRLHLSPDQGSAT; from the exons ATGCATATTTGTACATTCGCAGGCAACAGTGAGCAACAAATAACAATGTCGACGATGGAAGGTTCACTTAGCAAATGGACAAATGTTGTTAATGGATGGCAATATCGATGGTTTGTTTTAGACGATAATGCTGGACTTTTGTCATATTATACG AGCAAAGAAAAAATGATGAGAGGAGCACGTAGGGGATGTGTTCGTTTAAGAGGTGCCATTATTGGTATAGATGATGAAGATGATAGCACATTTACAATTACTACATCATCATACAAAGATGATCCAAAAACATTTCATTTTCAAACACGAAATGCGGAGGAGCGAGAACGTTGGATTCGTGCTTTGGAAGATACTATATTGCGACATTCGCATGCT AGATGGGATCCCAAAAAATCTCCACCTAAACAGGATTTTGATCGCAAAGTAGCTGAAGCAGATGCTTATCTTCAGTTATTAATTGATCAAATAagattaattgaaacaaaacaaagaactactgctgaagaagatgaagaaaagCAGCAAAAGTATGCAGCAGTTTTAACACAAGCTAATGCAATGCTTAATTCTATTAAGCATACAATAGTTCAATTGCAAATTGCAAAG aacACAGCAATACCTGTAAATGGTATATATAGGGGACCTACAGAGTCAATACATGTTTcaactcccttatctcacg TTGTTGCCAGAGATTCAGAGACAATTACACAAACTGAAATCGAATTAGGTTCTGAATGTGTAGAACCAAGAGTACCTACATTGGCAAACG ctGTTGTAGATAGAGATCTTCCAGTACCGCAATTTTCTTACTCATCTTCGGACGAAGATGAAGATTATTATGATGCAGCAGACGAGATATCTCCCCCCTCTGCAATACAAAATCATATCACTGT ACGACGAGATGGTGAACGGTCACAAGTACATGCTGATACTAGTTCAAGTGAAAATCGAAAGCAACCTCCATTACCTCCCACAAAAGGTGATGGATCAGTTGATTATGATG CTCTTTACGAGGAGGAAAGTGAAACAGAAA TGGATTCCATGGAATCTCATGGATCTGTTGTGACTCATCTTTTATCGCAAGTAAAGATTGGTATGGATTTGACAAAAGTAGCATTACCTACATTTATTTTGGAGCGCAGGTCGCTTCTTGAAATGTATGCAGATTATTTCACCCACCCAGATCAGTTTGTAAG CATAGCAGATATGCCCACTCCAAAAGATAGAATGATTCAAGTAGTTCGTTGGTACTTATGTAGTTTCCATGCAGGTCGTAAATCAGGGGTAGCTAAAAAACCATATAATCCAATATTAGGTGAAATTTTTAGATGTCATTGGGATATTCACAATGATACTCTAGATAGCTCAATTGATTCAAATGTAGTTGTTGAAGGTCCTGTACCTTGGTGTAAAGAGAATCAACTTTCGTTTATTGCAGAACAGGTTTCTCATCATCCCCCAA TAAGTGCATTTTATGCTGAACACTATGCAAAAAGAATTAGTTTTGGGGCACATGTATGGACAAAGAGCAAATTTCTTGGATTAAGTATAGGAGTACATAATGTAGGAAAAGGTTGGGTAAATGTATTACAACATGGAGAAGAATATGTTTTAACTTTTCCAAATGGTTATGGTAGATCTATTCTTACTGTACCATGGATAGAGTTAGGAGGCACTGCACTCATACACTGTACACAAACTGGCTTCCATGCTACTGTAGAATTCATAACAAAACCTTTTTATGGTGGCAAACGTAACCGAATTACATGTCAGATTATTCAACCAGGGGAGaaaaaaccatttcttactaTAAGTGGAGAATGGAGTGGTGCTATGGAAGCAAAGTGGGCTGATGGA agAACCGAAACATTTGCGGATGTAAAAGAACTTAATACTCAAAGAAAATTAGTAAAACCAGTCTGTGAGCAAGAAGAACATGAATCGCGAAAAGTTTGGCGGGACGTGACTGTTGGATTAAGAATTAATGATATGGAGAAAGCCACAGCAGCTAAATGTACAATTGAACAAAAACAACGAGACGAAGCACGtcttagaaaagaaaataacattAATTGGCAAACAAAG CTGTTTAAAGAAACTAAAGATGGTGGTTGGGTGTATGTAAAACCCCTTGCAGACAGATTACATCTTTCTCCTGATCAAGGGAGTGCAACATAA
- the LOC143150942 gene encoding oxysterol-binding protein-related protein 9 isoform X1 codes for MHICTFAGNSEQQITMSTMEGSLSKWTNVVNGWQYRWFVLDDNAGLLSYYTSKEKMMRGARRGCVRLRGAIIGIDDEDDSTFTITTSSYKDDPKTFHFQTRNAEERERWIRALEDTILRHSHARWDPKKSPPKQDFDRKVAEADAYLQLLIDQIRLIETKQRTTAEEDEEKQQKYAAVLTQANAMLNSIKHTIVQLQIAKNTAIPVNGIYRGPTESIHVSTPLSHVVARDSETITQTEIELGSECVEPRVPTLANAVVDRDLPVPQFSYSSSDEDEDYYDAADEISPPSAIQNHITVRRRDGERSQVHADTSSSENRKQPPLPPTKGDGSVDYDALYEEESETEMDSMESHGSVVTHLLSQVKIGMDLTKVALPTFILERRSLLEMYADYFTHPDQFVSIADMPTPKDRMIQVVRWYLCSFHAGRKSGVAKKPYNPILGEIFRCHWDIHNDTLDSSIDSNVVVEGPVPWCKENQLSFIAEQVSHHPPISAFYAEHYAKRISFGAHVWTKSKFLGLSIGVHNVGKGWVNVLQHGEEYVLTFPNGYGRSILTVPWIELGGTALIHCTQTGFHATVEFITKPFYGGKRNRITCQIIQPGEKKPFLTISGEWSGAMEAKWADGRTETFADVKELNTQRKLVKPVCEQEEHESRKVWRDVTVGLRINDMEKATAAKCTIEQKQRDEARLRKENNINWQTKLFKETKDGGWVYVKPLADRLHLSPDQGSAT; via the exons ATGCATATTTGTACATTCGCAGGCAACAGTGAGCAACAAATAACAATGTCGACGATGGAAGGTTCACTTAGCAAATGGACAAATGTTGTTAATGGATGGCAATATCGATGGTTTGTTTTAGACGATAATGCTGGACTTTTGTCATATTATACG AGCAAAGAAAAAATGATGAGAGGAGCACGTAGGGGATGTGTTCGTTTAAGAGGTGCCATTATTGGTATAGATGATGAAGATGATAGCACATTTACAATTACTACATCATCATACAAAGATGATCCAAAAACATTTCATTTTCAAACACGAAATGCGGAGGAGCGAGAACGTTGGATTCGTGCTTTGGAAGATACTATATTGCGACATTCGCATGCT AGATGGGATCCCAAAAAATCTCCACCTAAACAGGATTTTGATCGCAAAGTAGCTGAAGCAGATGCTTATCTTCAGTTATTAATTGATCAAATAagattaattgaaacaaaacaaagaactactgctgaagaagatgaagaaaagCAGCAAAAGTATGCAGCAGTTTTAACACAAGCTAATGCAATGCTTAATTCTATTAAGCATACAATAGTTCAATTGCAAATTGCAAAG aacACAGCAATACCTGTAAATGGTATATATAGGGGACCTACAGAGTCAATACATGTTTcaactcccttatctcacg TTGTTGCCAGAGATTCAGAGACAATTACACAAACTGAAATCGAATTAGGTTCTGAATGTGTAGAACCAAGAGTACCTACATTGGCAAACG ctGTTGTAGATAGAGATCTTCCAGTACCGCAATTTTCTTACTCATCTTCGGACGAAGATGAAGATTATTATGATGCAGCAGACGAGATATCTCCCCCCTCTGCAATACAAAATCATATCACTGT TAGACGACGAGATGGTGAACGGTCACAAGTACATGCTGATACTAGTTCAAGTGAAAATCGAAAGCAACCTCCATTACCTCCCACAAAAGGTGATGGATCAGTTGATTATGATG CTCTTTACGAGGAGGAAAGTGAAACAGAAA TGGATTCCATGGAATCTCATGGATCTGTTGTGACTCATCTTTTATCGCAAGTAAAGATTGGTATGGATTTGACAAAAGTAGCATTACCTACATTTATTTTGGAGCGCAGGTCGCTTCTTGAAATGTATGCAGATTATTTCACCCACCCAGATCAGTTTGTAAG CATAGCAGATATGCCCACTCCAAAAGATAGAATGATTCAAGTAGTTCGTTGGTACTTATGTAGTTTCCATGCAGGTCGTAAATCAGGGGTAGCTAAAAAACCATATAATCCAATATTAGGTGAAATTTTTAGATGTCATTGGGATATTCACAATGATACTCTAGATAGCTCAATTGATTCAAATGTAGTTGTTGAAGGTCCTGTACCTTGGTGTAAAGAGAATCAACTTTCGTTTATTGCAGAACAGGTTTCTCATCATCCCCCAA TAAGTGCATTTTATGCTGAACACTATGCAAAAAGAATTAGTTTTGGGGCACATGTATGGACAAAGAGCAAATTTCTTGGATTAAGTATAGGAGTACATAATGTAGGAAAAGGTTGGGTAAATGTATTACAACATGGAGAAGAATATGTTTTAACTTTTCCAAATGGTTATGGTAGATCTATTCTTACTGTACCATGGATAGAGTTAGGAGGCACTGCACTCATACACTGTACACAAACTGGCTTCCATGCTACTGTAGAATTCATAACAAAACCTTTTTATGGTGGCAAACGTAACCGAATTACATGTCAGATTATTCAACCAGGGGAGaaaaaaccatttcttactaTAAGTGGAGAATGGAGTGGTGCTATGGAAGCAAAGTGGGCTGATGGA agAACCGAAACATTTGCGGATGTAAAAGAACTTAATACTCAAAGAAAATTAGTAAAACCAGTCTGTGAGCAAGAAGAACATGAATCGCGAAAAGTTTGGCGGGACGTGACTGTTGGATTAAGAATTAATGATATGGAGAAAGCCACAGCAGCTAAATGTACAATTGAACAAAAACAACGAGACGAAGCACGtcttagaaaagaaaataacattAATTGGCAAACAAAG CTGTTTAAAGAAACTAAAGATGGTGGTTGGGTGTATGTAAAACCCCTTGCAGACAGATTACATCTTTCTCCTGATCAAGGGAGTGCAACATAA
- the LOC143150946 gene encoding E3 ubiquitin-protein ligase E3D, with amino-acid sequence MIESITLELRPRLRICNAFIHLQKKVNSTEVRIKLLEESIEVTIENNTIKFITKCIKLIPNSLSALNIINDWICFRLQTESNSMFGSFETEVLTNSTPKINSLKDSLENYYLKNTELLNASDCNILCAYCKTILSNKILIKRVLPIPDMNYDPSEWFCCKHNHDNILQNLMPLESDIFYGPLFFVIRTNLFNNNLKIDGNTIICNRCLQYLGKVDTNCSLKLWSCSIDYNFVSNSKTKNATDPFNDFLIAIKTSMTGIYGEEIILQSFVGKDIHCLILKPMDWHLNLMIEPKTISNNNTIILQTVSIVKVLYKYETSKSIINSTNKTYCEVGFLVIKAGLEHLLLSTKRFPQLHRAASDYYIGHIYLKKPINET; translated from the coding sequence ATGATAGAATCTATAACGTTAGAACTAAGACCTAGGCTTCGGATATGCAATGCTTTTATTCACTTACAAAAGAAAGTAAATTCAACAGAAGTTAGAATAAAGCTTTTAGAAGAAAGTATAGAGGTGACAATAGAGAATAACACGATAAAGTTTAtaacaaaatgtataaaattaataccAAATTCATTGTctgcattaaatataataaatgattGGATTTGTTTTCGTTTGCAAACAGAATCGAATTCTATGTTTGGATCTTTTGAAACAGAAGTACTTACTAACTCAACaccaaaaattaattctttaaaagattctttagaaaattattatttaaaaaatactgaaTTACTTAATGCATCTGATTGCAATATATTATGTGCATATTGTAAAACTATCCTTTCCAATAAAATACTTATCAAACGGGTTTTACCTATACCAGATATGAACTATGATCCAAGTGAATGGTTTTGCTGTAAACACAATCATGATaacattttgcaaaatttgatgccattAGAATCTGACATCTTTTATGGACCacttttttttgttattcgtacaaatttgttcaataacaatttaaaaatagaTGGAAATACTATCATTTGTAACAGATGCTTACAATACTTGGGAAAAGTTGATACAAATTGTTCACTTAAACTGTGGAGTTGTTCTATagattataattttgtaagtaACTCTAAGACAAAGAATGCAACAGATCCCTTCAATGATTTTCTAATAGCTATTAAAACTTCTATGACTGGTATATATGGcgaagaaataattttgcaaTCTTTTGTGGGAAAAGACATTCATTGCCTTATTCTAAAACCAATGGACTGGCATTTAAATTTAATGATAGAGCCtaaaacaatttcaaataataacaCTATAATCTTGCAAACAGTATCCATtgttaaagtattatataaatatgaGACAAGTAAAAGCATCATTAACTCTACAAATAAAACATATTGTGAAGTAGGTTTTCTAGTGATAAAAGCAGGTTTAGAGCATCTATTATTGTCTACAAAGCGATTTCCACAACTTCATAGAGCAGCATCTGATTATTATATTGGACACATATATTTGAAAAAACCTATAAATGAaacttaa
- the Mrpl19 gene encoding mitochondrial ribosomal protein L19 codes for MVISSKFLSYKIWQNLFLVKVISKEAKASSSFAHALKQETISKNDDSQTETQQLSDSTMQQSSDSTMQQSSDSTMQQSSDSTSLLNHRFIYPEFLPDPNPLYRNSLREKLERIDMLARRSVISIPEFYVGSILAVTYSEPHAPEKVNRFVGICILREGSGLRASFILRNVVDSEGIEVRYNLYDPALQKIECLKLEKRLDNELLYLRDAPLEYSTFPFDMEKELSYATSVPVNKIKIPLKEQKWLEKWERKNLKGVKDLIVSEKHQIKAKAAAKPWEKYDLMKRYRESIPSEEQIEIFSELQMELNHLEIKKKILKHKRTFKRPKKQI; via the exons ATGGTTATTTCATCGAAATTCTTGTCTTATAAAATATGGCAAAATCTGTTCCTCGTAAAAGTGATAA GCAAAGAAGCAAAAGCTTCTTCATCCTTTGCACATGCACTAAAACAAGAAACAATATCTAAAAATGATGACTCTCAAACTGAAACGCAACAGTTATCTGATTCAACTATGCAACAGTCATCTGATTCAACTATGCAACAGTCATCTGATTCAACTATGCAACAGTCATCTGATTCAACATCTTTGTTGAACCATAGATTTATTTATCCAGAGTTTTTACCAGATCCAAATCCATTATATCGTAACAGCTTAAGAGAAAAATTGGAGCGTATTGACATGTTAGCTAGAAGGTCTGTTATAAGCATTCCTGAATTTTATGTTGGCTCTATATTAGCTGTAACTTATTCAGAGCCACATGCACCTGAAAAAGTAAATAGATTTGTTGGTATATGCATACTAAGAGAAGGATCTGGATTAAGAGCTTCATTCATCTTAAGGAATGTAGTGGATTCAGAAGGTATAGAAGTACGCTATAATTTATATGATCCAGCTCTTCAGAAGATTGAATGTTTGAA ATTAGAGAAAAGATTGGATAATGAGTTACTTTATCTCAGAGATGCACCACTTGAGTATAGTACATTTCCATTTGACATGGAAAAAGAACTATCATATGCAACATCTGTTccagtgaataaaattaaaattcctcTTAAAGAACAGAAATGGTTGGAAAAATGGGAACGTAAAAATTTAAAAGGAGTAAAAGACTTAATTGTTAGTGAAAAACATCAAATAAAGGCTAAAGCTGCTGCTAAACCATGGGAGAAATATGATTTAATGAAACGTTACAG GGAAAGTATTCCAAGTGAAgaacaaattgaaatattttctgaacTACAAATGGAACTCAATCATttagaaataaagaagaaaatactGAAACATAAACGTACATTTAAGAGGCcaaagaaacaaatataa